Proteins encoded together in one Chryseobacterium taklimakanense window:
- a CDS encoding GNAT family N-acetyltransferase, producing MLIRKIEERDNADIATVIRSCFADFNAPTKGTVFEDPTTDDLYNVFKKEKSVLYIAEENGEIVGSCGIYPTENLPEDTAEMVKFYLTKNSRGKGTGRALMETALETARKMGYRKIYIESLPEFTKALSMYEKQGFKLLEKPLVNSCHTGCNIWMLKDIAE from the coding sequence ATGCTTATCAGAAAAATAGAGGAGAGAGACAATGCTGATATCGCTACCGTAATCCGCAGCTGTTTTGCAGATTTCAATGCGCCGACGAAAGGAACGGTCTTCGAGGATCCTACGACCGATGATCTTTACAACGTCTTTAAAAAGGAAAAATCAGTACTCTACATCGCTGAGGAAAACGGAGAAATTGTGGGCTCTTGCGGTATCTACCCAACCGAAAATCTTCCTGAAGATACTGCTGAAATGGTAAAATTTTATTTGACTAAAAATTCACGCGGAAAGGGAACCGGGCGCGCACTGATGGAAACAGCACTGGAAACAGCCAGAAAAATGGGCTACAGAAAAATATATATCGAAAGCCTCCCGGAATTCACCAAAGCGCTTTCTATGTATGAGAAACAGGGATTTAAGCTTTTGGAAAAACCTTTGGTCAATTCCTGCCACACCGGCTGCAATATTTGGATGCTGAAAGATATTGCAGAATAA
- a CDS encoding KTSC domain-containing protein, whose protein sequence is MPSTVIKKYEYHPERKVLTIEYLSGFIYDYLDVPKMVYDEFRGAFSKGTFLNKHIKGKFEFVRRK, encoded by the coding sequence ATGCCTTCCACCGTCATCAAAAAATACGAATACCATCCTGAGAGAAAGGTTCTAACGATAGAATATTTATCGGGATTTATATATGATTATCTGGATGTTCCGAAAATGGTTTATGATGAATTTCGAGGCGCTTTTTCCAAAGGCACATTTTTAAATAAACATATCAAGGGGAAATTTGAGTTTGTGAGGAGAAAGTAA
- a CDS encoding single-stranded DNA-binding protein, giving the protein MSIRNSVNLIGRAGGDVEVFNFEKGMKATLSLATNDYYTNAMGEKIEETQWHNIIAFGKTAEILQKYVTKGKEIAIEGKLTYRSYEGNDGQKRYVTEIRVNEVVLLN; this is encoded by the coding sequence ATGTCAATCAGAAACAGTGTTAACCTTATTGGTAGAGCAGGTGGCGATGTAGAAGTTTTTAATTTCGAAAAAGGGATGAAGGCAACTTTATCACTCGCTACAAATGATTATTACACCAACGCAATGGGCGAAAAAATCGAAGAAACCCAATGGCACAACATCATTGCGTTTGGTAAAACTGCCGAAATTTTGCAGAAGTATGTCACCAAAGGCAAAGAGATCGCCATTGAAGGCAAACTGACCTACAGAAGCTATGAAGGAAATGACGGCCAAAAGCGCTATGTCACCGAAATCCGCGTGAATGAAGTGGTACTGCTTAATTAG
- the hisS gene encoding histidine--tRNA ligase, with product MKPSLAKGTRDFTADEVVKRRFIINTLQKNFELFGYQPLETPSFENLSTLTGKYGEEGDRLIFKILNSGDFAAKTNNENWQNKDSQKLTSQISEKALRYDLTVPFARFVAMNHGQLNFPFKRYQIQPVWRADRPQKGRFREFYQCDADVVGSESFWQEVELVQLYLTSFQDLKVPVKLHINNRKILSGLAEFAGIPDKLIDFTVALDKLDKIGKEGVVKEMYQKGISEEAIAKVDFLFNRDLKTGEVLNILKENFADTETGRKGVEDLEFVVQKCKEIGIENQLVFDITLARGLDYYTGAIFEVKAEGVEMGSVGGGGRYDNLTEVFGVKNVPGIGISFGLDRIYLVMEELNLFPQNSGNGVQFLFANYGEKEALEATKVIAKLREKGISAELYPDNAKLKKQFTYAEKKGIPNLVFYGEQEIADGNITFKNLEKGDQQTVPLSEFLN from the coding sequence ATGAAGCCAAGTTTAGCGAAAGGAACCCGCGATTTTACCGCCGATGAGGTGGTGAAACGCCGTTTTATCATCAATACGTTACAGAAAAATTTTGAACTCTTCGGTTACCAGCCACTGGAAACGCCTAGTTTTGAAAACCTCTCAACCCTCACCGGAAAATACGGTGAAGAAGGCGACAGGCTGATTTTCAAGATTTTAAATTCAGGTGATTTTGCAGCTAAAACCAATAACGAAAACTGGCAGAATAAAGATTCGCAGAAACTTACTTCACAAATATCAGAAAAAGCACTTCGTTATGACCTTACGGTGCCATTTGCACGTTTCGTTGCGATGAACCACGGCCAGTTGAACTTTCCTTTTAAAAGATATCAAATTCAGCCGGTTTGGCGTGCGGACCGCCCGCAGAAAGGGCGTTTCAGGGAATTTTATCAGTGCGATGCCGATGTCGTAGGCAGCGAAAGCTTTTGGCAGGAAGTAGAGTTGGTGCAGCTTTATTTAACATCATTTCAGGATTTAAAAGTTCCTGTGAAACTGCATATTAATAACCGTAAAATACTTTCCGGGCTTGCCGAATTTGCAGGAATCCCGGATAAACTGATTGATTTCACTGTTGCGCTGGATAAACTTGATAAAATCGGGAAAGAAGGCGTAGTAAAAGAAATGTACCAAAAAGGAATTTCAGAAGAAGCGATTGCAAAAGTGGACTTCCTTTTCAACCGGGACTTAAAAACCGGTGAAGTCCTCAATATTTTGAAAGAAAACTTTGCGGATACTGAAACCGGTAGAAAAGGCGTTGAAGATCTGGAGTTCGTGGTTCAAAAATGTAAGGAAATCGGCATTGAAAACCAGTTGGTTTTCGATATCACCCTGGCCCGCGGGCTGGATTATTACACAGGAGCAATCTTCGAAGTTAAAGCGGAAGGCGTAGAAATGGGTTCCGTAGGCGGCGGCGGAAGATATGATAACCTCACCGAAGTTTTCGGTGTGAAGAACGTTCCGGGAATTGGTATTTCTTTCGGGCTCGACAGGATTTACCTCGTGATGGAAGAACTGAATCTATTTCCGCAAAACTCAGGAAATGGCGTGCAGTTTCTTTTTGCTAACTACGGAGAAAAAGAAGCTCTCGAAGCTACAAAAGTCATTGCAAAACTTAGGGAAAAAGGAATTTCCGCAGAACTTTATCCTGATAATGCGAAACTGAAAAAACAGTTTACGTACGCCGAGAAAAAAGGAATCCCAAATCTCGTTTTCTATGGTGAACAGGAAATAGCAGATGGCAATATCACGTTCAAGAATCTGGAGAAGGGCGACCAGCAAACGGTTCCGCTTTCCGAATTTTTAAATTAG
- a CDS encoding HRDC domain-containing protein — translation MKIKVLKIRLSEDFQADDEKFVNDFLQNHEVVKMASSLVAGTENYWSVMVYFEEAKQHLKESKSSKYSADADTELSSDEVKILDCLRLWRNEKAKEQNLPSYFIATNKELVSIAKFKPVKVEELKEIKGFGKHKIENYGEEIIEILETV, via the coding sequence ATGAAAATTAAGGTTCTAAAAATACGCCTGTCTGAAGACTTTCAGGCTGATGATGAAAAATTTGTAAATGATTTCCTGCAAAACCATGAAGTTGTAAAAATGGCTTCAAGCCTGGTTGCAGGCACGGAAAATTACTGGTCCGTCATGGTATATTTCGAAGAGGCAAAACAGCATCTCAAAGAGAGCAAATCTTCAAAATATTCCGCAGATGCGGATACAGAATTGAGTTCTGATGAAGTGAAGATTCTCGATTGCCTGCGGCTTTGGCGGAACGAAAAAGCAAAAGAGCAAAACCTGCCGTCGTATTTCATTGCAACGAACAAGGAGTTGGTTTCCATCGCAAAATTCAAACCGGTAAAAGTCGAAGAACTAAAAGAGATTAAGGGATTCGGAAAACACAAGATTGAAAACTACGGAGAGGAAATTATCGAAATTCTGGAAACCGTCTGA
- a CDS encoding glycosyltransferase, with the protein MEKISIIFILPDLNAGGAERIVTTIANHLPREKFDPKIMLLRKEGGYLEILKDDVEVIDLKTERIRNGLKPILSEIRRRKPDIVFSGFGEVNAYLSMFLKLFPKTKFVARETNVVSKHVTRREIRFFYKFYNSYDKIICQSDDMMNDLLENFKIKKEKIVKINNPVDFDFIESKLADSEKPKSFKSDFKNVVAIGNLSQRKGFDNLMKVFSHVKNEKILLHILGDGRDKEMLYQMKSDLALENVIFHGQQKNPYQFLKFADLFVLSSRYEGFPNVLLEAGACGVYALANSCPGGIDEIIQHNINGEISDIENHKKFAGKIIEVLQAPHHSEAIKNSIKTRFSKDIILKKYEDLLVSF; encoded by the coding sequence ATTGAAAAAATCTCCATCATTTTTATTCTTCCCGATCTCAATGCCGGCGGCGCAGAGCGCATTGTTACCACGATCGCCAATCATCTTCCCCGCGAAAAGTTTGACCCCAAAATCATGCTCTTGCGCAAAGAAGGCGGTTATCTGGAAATTTTAAAAGACGATGTGGAAGTTATTGATTTAAAGACGGAAAGGATCCGCAATGGCCTGAAACCGATTTTAAGTGAAATCCGCAGACGGAAACCTGATATTGTTTTCAGCGGTTTTGGTGAGGTCAATGCATACCTCTCTATGTTTTTAAAGTTGTTTCCGAAAACAAAATTCGTCGCTCGCGAAACCAATGTTGTTTCCAAACACGTTACCAGAAGGGAAATCCGTTTTTTCTATAAATTTTACAACAGTTACGATAAAATCATTTGTCAGAGCGATGATATGATGAATGACCTGCTCGAAAATTTTAAAATTAAAAAAGAAAAAATCGTTAAAATTAACAATCCGGTTGATTTTGATTTTATTGAAAGCAAACTGGCTGATTCTGAAAAACCAAAATCTTTTAAAAGTGATTTTAAAAACGTCGTGGCCATCGGGAACCTGTCTCAAAGAAAAGGTTTCGACAATTTAATGAAGGTTTTTTCGCACGTGAAAAATGAAAAAATTCTGCTGCATATTTTGGGCGATGGCCGCGATAAAGAAATGCTGTATCAAATGAAATCTGATTTGGCATTGGAAAATGTCATCTTCCACGGACAGCAGAAAAATCCGTATCAGTTTCTGAAATTTGCGGATTTATTCGTCCTTTCCTCGCGCTACGAAGGTTTCCCGAACGTTTTGCTGGAAGCCGGCGCGTGCGGCGTGTACGCATTGGCGAACAGTTGTCCGGGCGGAATTGATGAAATCATTCAGCACAATATCAACGGTGAAATTTCAGATATTGAAAATCACAAAAAATTTGCCGGTAAAATCATTGAGGTTTTACAGGCTCCTCACCATTCGGAAGCGATTAAAAACTCGATTAAAACGAGATTTTCAAAAGATATTATTTTAAAAAAATATGAAGATTTGCTGGTGTCTTTTTAA
- the porV gene encoding type IX secretion system outer membrane channel protein PorV produces MKLKSKLFLGLSLGIAVNLTAQEVPPVLTGAPFLRIGPDARAGAMGDQGVSTSTDAFSQFWNAAKYPFSKTTSAIGVNYTPYMGKLTNDVFLLYGAYHQFLGQEERATISASIYYFNMGDVDLTKIVGSEVVSEGTAKPNEFAIDVAYGLKLADTYSMAVTGRFIRSDLSGGFNSDNTLKAANTFAVDVAGYYQSEKHQSFGEYEGQARAGWAIQNLGPRLDYTGDEESRSYLPTMARLGAGYDLYIDDLNKIGVSAEASKLLVPGPEVSGTDTNGNPIYDVPNVGVIEGIGKSFNNPKSVMLSGAMEYSYDNAFAVRAGYFHESAQQGARQYATVGVGLKYQSFGLDLSYLINTSKVNTALDNTLRFGLTWNIGEESSNADY; encoded by the coding sequence ATGAAATTAAAATCAAAACTTTTTTTAGGCCTTTCGCTGGGCATCGCCGTAAATCTTACAGCACAGGAAGTACCGCCAGTGCTTACAGGAGCTCCATTTTTAAGAATTGGACCGGACGCAAGAGCAGGAGCAATGGGAGATCAGGGTGTTTCTACCTCTACAGATGCTTTTTCACAGTTTTGGAATGCCGCCAAATACCCGTTCAGCAAAACAACGTCGGCAATCGGTGTAAACTATACACCTTATATGGGCAAGCTTACGAACGATGTTTTCCTTCTATACGGGGCATACCATCAGTTTCTGGGGCAGGAAGAGCGTGCGACCATTTCAGCCAGCATCTATTATTTCAATATGGGTGATGTAGACCTTACTAAAATTGTTGGAAGCGAAGTAGTATCTGAAGGTACTGCAAAACCAAATGAATTTGCAATCGACGTTGCATACGGACTGAAACTGGCTGATACTTACTCCATGGCGGTTACAGGACGTTTCATCCGTTCAGATTTGTCCGGCGGTTTTAATTCGGACAATACTTTAAAGGCCGCGAATACTTTTGCTGTGGATGTTGCCGGATATTATCAAAGTGAAAAACACCAGTCATTCGGTGAGTACGAAGGACAGGCGCGCGCAGGTTGGGCTATTCAGAACCTGGGGCCCAGACTGGATTATACGGGTGATGAGGAATCCCGCTCTTATCTGCCTACCATGGCAAGACTGGGTGCCGGTTATGACCTCTATATTGATGATCTGAATAAAATTGGTGTTTCTGCTGAAGCCTCCAAGCTTTTGGTGCCGGGGCCTGAAGTATCCGGAACTGATACCAACGGAAATCCTATTTACGATGTCCCAAATGTTGGTGTGATTGAAGGTATCGGCAAATCATTCAACAACCCGAAAAGTGTAATGTTGAGCGGTGCGATGGAATATTCTTACGACAATGCTTTTGCGGTGCGTGCCGGTTACTTTCATGAGAGTGCGCAACAAGGGGCAAGACAGTATGCAACCGTTGGTGTTGGGCTAAAATACCAGTCATTTGGTTTGGATCTTTCTTACCTGATCAACACTTCAAAGGTAAATACCGCTTTGGATAATACCTTAAGATTTGGTTTGACCTGGAATATTGGTGAAGAATCTTCAAACGCGGATTACTAA
- the lpdA gene encoding dihydrolipoyl dehydrogenase, whose product MSQFDVTVIGSGPGGYVAAIRAAQLGFKTAIIEKYPTMGGTCLNVGCIPSKALLDSSEHYHNAVHSFANHGILVDAPKADIARMVERKNEVVDQITTGIQFLMDKNKITVYQGVGSFEDATHVKVTKEDGSSEVLESKYVIIATGSKPSSLPFINIDKERIITSTEALNLKEIPKKFLVIGGGVIGLELGSVMLRLGSEVTVIEYMDKIIPGMDGALSKELQKVLKKQGMTFELSTAVSAVERNGDTVKVTAKNKKGEEVSFEGDYVLVSVGRKPYTDGLGLEKAGVDLDERGRVKVNEHLQTNVQNIYAIGDVIQGAMLAHKASEEGVLVAEQLAGQKPHINYNLIPGVVYTWPEVAGVGKTEEQLKAEGTAIKVGNFPMRALGRSRASGDIDGFIKIIADEKTDEVLGVHMIGARAADMIAAAVTAMEFRASAEDIARMSHAHPTFAEAIKEAALDATGKIAIHM is encoded by the coding sequence ATGAGTCAATTCGATGTTACAGTTATCGGTTCCGGTCCCGGTGGTTATGTGGCGGCGATCCGTGCGGCACAGTTGGGTTTCAAAACTGCAATTATTGAGAAATATCCTACGATGGGCGGTACTTGCCTCAATGTAGGCTGCATCCCTTCCAAAGCGCTTCTGGACAGTTCGGAGCATTACCACAACGCGGTGCACAGTTTCGCAAACCACGGAATTTTGGTGGATGCGCCAAAAGCCGACATCGCCAGAATGGTGGAACGCAAAAACGAAGTGGTAGACCAAATTACTACGGGAATCCAGTTCCTGATGGACAAAAACAAGATCACCGTTTACCAGGGCGTGGGAAGTTTCGAGGACGCCACGCACGTAAAAGTGACGAAAGAAGACGGCTCCTCCGAAGTTTTAGAATCCAAATATGTTATCATCGCGACGGGTTCCAAACCTTCTTCGCTGCCGTTCATCAACATCGATAAAGAAAGAATCATCACTTCGACAGAGGCTTTGAATTTAAAAGAAATTCCAAAGAAATTTTTAGTGATCGGCGGTGGTGTGATCGGCCTTGAACTGGGTTCGGTGATGCTGAGACTGGGCTCCGAAGTGACGGTGATTGAATATATGGACAAAATCATCCCGGGAATGGACGGTGCTTTGTCGAAAGAGCTTCAAAAAGTACTTAAAAAACAGGGAATGACATTCGAACTTTCTACCGCGGTTTCCGCAGTGGAAAGAAACGGCGATACCGTCAAAGTTACCGCTAAAAACAAAAAAGGCGAGGAAGTTTCTTTTGAAGGCGATTATGTACTGGTTTCTGTGGGCAGAAAACCTTACACAGACGGGCTTGGCCTTGAAAAAGCGGGCGTTGACCTTGACGAAAGAGGAAGAGTAAAAGTGAATGAGCATCTGCAGACAAATGTTCAGAATATTTATGCCATCGGTGATGTAATCCAGGGTGCAATGTTGGCGCACAAAGCGTCTGAAGAAGGAGTTTTGGTAGCAGAACAACTGGCCGGGCAAAAACCTCACATCAATTATAATTTAATTCCGGGTGTGGTTTATACTTGGCCTGAAGTTGCAGGAGTTGGTAAAACGGAAGAGCAGCTGAAAGCAGAAGGCACAGCGATAAAAGTAGGGAATTTCCCAATGAGAGCTTTGGGAAGAAGCCGTGCTTCAGGCGATATCGACGGTTTCATCAAAATTATTGCTGATGAAAAAACCGACGAAGTATTGGGCGTACACATGATCGGAGCAAGAGCTGCAGACATGATTGCCGCTGCCGTAACTGCAATGGAGTTCCGTGCTTCTGCCGAAGACATCGCAAGAATGTCGCACGCTCACCCAACTTTCGCTGAAGCAATCAAGGAGGCCGCATTGGATGCTACCGGGAAAATTGCGATACACATGTAG
- a CDS encoding CvfB family protein produces MNIGKTQALKVSEKNSSGYMLTNDMDWKAFLPKIFVREELEEGDEIEVFVYQDDNKLKATTETPLAEVGEFAVMSCVQSLPSGAFMDWGIIKDLFIPYKQQKAKIVEGKRYLVYVYIDEPTGLITGTTKFKRNPQYENLPFGNGDKVDLILMGESELGWNVIINKKYIGLIYASDVYKKLYPLSEETGYIKAIREDGKIDVTLQPEGYAHIDEFQKIILEKLEENYGLLYLSDNSSPEEIKDELQMSKKNFKKAIGGLYKDKKIEILDDKIRLL; encoded by the coding sequence ATGAATATTGGTAAAACACAGGCTTTAAAGGTTTCAGAGAAAAATTCATCAGGTTATATGCTCACTAATGATATGGACTGGAAGGCGTTCCTTCCCAAAATATTCGTGCGTGAAGAACTGGAAGAAGGTGATGAAATCGAGGTTTTTGTTTATCAGGACGATAACAAACTGAAAGCAACGACAGAAACTCCGCTTGCCGAGGTGGGAGAATTTGCCGTGATGAGCTGTGTTCAAAGCCTTCCGAGCGGCGCGTTTATGGATTGGGGAATCATTAAAGATTTATTCATTCCTTACAAACAGCAAAAAGCCAAAATTGTGGAAGGAAAGCGCTATTTGGTTTATGTTTATATTGATGAGCCTACCGGACTCATCACCGGAACCACAAAATTTAAGAGAAATCCGCAGTACGAAAATTTGCCGTTCGGAAATGGCGATAAGGTAGATTTGATTTTGATGGGCGAGAGCGAACTCGGCTGGAATGTGATTATCAACAAAAAATATATCGGACTGATTTATGCTTCCGATGTTTACAAAAAACTCTATCCCCTGTCCGAAGAAACCGGCTATATAAAAGCCATTCGCGAAGACGGGAAAATTGATGTCACACTTCAGCCTGAAGGTTACGCGCATATTGACGAGTTTCAAAAAATTATTCTTGAAAAACTGGAAGAAAATTACGGGCTGCTCTATCTTTCCGACAATTCTTCACCCGAGGAAATAAAGGATGAACTGCAGATGAGTAAGAAGAATTTCAAGAAGGCAATCGGAGGACTTTACAAGGATAAAAAGATTGAGATTTTGGATGACAAAATAAGATTATTATAA
- a CDS encoding YtxH domain-containing protein, with product MGNKTNGLLALLGLGALAFWKYKNSTPEQQQAVKDKINAAKDNLTKYGNELKDKANNVASQVQDKANEFAKKAENKAEDVATDAKQSFN from the coding sequence ATGGGCAATAAAACAAATGGCTTATTAGCTTTATTAGGACTAGGTGCACTGGCTTTTTGGAAATACAAAAACTCTACTCCAGAGCAGCAACAGGCAGTAAAAGACAAGATCAACGCAGCTAAGGACAACCTTACTAAGTATGGCAACGAACTGAAAGACAAGGCTAACAACGTCGCTTCTCAGGTTCAGGACAAAGCGAATGAGTTCGCAAAGAAAGCTGAAAACAAAGCTGAAGACGTAGCTACAGACGCTAAACAGTCTTTCAACTAA
- a CDS encoding EamA family transporter, with product MWWIFALLSALFAALTAVFAKIGVENVNSNLATAIRTVVVLVIIWLIVFTRGEAKAVSELSTRNWIFLGISGVATGLSWIFYFKALQMGEVSTVAGIDKLSLALTVIFAVTFLGETLTWKSAVGAGLIIVGTLFLIWK from the coding sequence ATGTGGTGGATTTTCGCATTACTTTCAGCACTGTTTGCTGCACTGACGGCGGTCTTTGCTAAAATCGGGGTTGAGAATGTTAATTCCAATCTCGCCACGGCAATCCGTACGGTTGTGGTTTTGGTAATCATCTGGCTTATTGTATTCACAAGGGGCGAAGCCAAAGCAGTTTCTGAACTATCGACCAGAAACTGGATTTTCCTTGGGATTTCCGGGGTAGCCACGGGACTTTCCTGGATTTTTTATTTCAAAGCATTGCAAATGGGAGAGGTGTCCACAGTTGCCGGTATCGACAAACTCAGTCTTGCACTGACAGTAATTTTCGCAGTGACCTTCCTTGGTGAAACTCTTACCTGGAAATCCGCTGTCGGTGCTGGATTAATCATCGTTGGAACACTTTTTTTAATCTGGAAGTAA